The proteins below come from a single Methanotorris formicicus Mc-S-70 genomic window:
- a CDS encoding 4Fe-4S dicluster domain-containing protein, with translation MKKIMMVNDKCDNCGDCVKACMEIYGVSRISILEHDGNYLPIVCQHCSSAPCMQVCPVNAIEFRGEVVYLDGEKCIGCGLCALACPFGAIVMADKAHKCVLCIERDEPACVKACSKRCLEVISVEDAIWDKKIKNIENFAKLTLNKKIENKGGLFSKITVNARVKF, from the coding sequence ATGAAAAAAATAATGATGGTAAATGATAAATGCGACAACTGCGGGGATTGTGTCAAGGCATGTATGGAAATTTATGGAGTTAGTAGGATAAGTATTTTAGAACATGATGGGAACTATCTGCCAATAGTATGCCAGCATTGTTCCTCTGCACCATGTATGCAGGTATGTCCAGTTAATGCCATTGAGTTTAGGGGAGAGGTTGTTTACTTAGATGGTGAAAAATGCATCGGCTGTGGGTTGTGTGCATTGGCATGTCCATTTGGGGCAATAGTGATGGCAGATAAAGCACATAAATGCGTTCTCTGCATTGAGAGGGATGAACCTGCATGCGTTAAGGCATGTTCAAAGAGATGTCTTGAAGTTATTAGTGTTGAAGATGCTATATGGGACAAGAAAATTAAAAATATTGAGAACTTTGCAAAATTGACATTAAATAAAAAAATTGAAAATAAAGGTGGATTATTTTCAAAAATAACTGTTAATGCGAGGGTTAAATTTTAA
- a CDS encoding 4Fe-4S dicluster domain-containing protein: MKILANVELCVSCGKCERICPNNGIFVIDGIPIKCMHCEKSPCLNVCPENAIERINGKVVLNKDKCVGCGLCMTVCPIGAIRFDLDVASKCNGCYDREEELCKLVCPTHALDELEHTIDNKQQNVISKFKKIYSYI, encoded by the coding sequence ATGAAAATCTTGGCTAATGTTGAGTTGTGTGTAAGTTGTGGGAAGTGTGAGAGAATTTGCCCAAACAATGGGATTTTTGTCATTGATGGTATTCCAATTAAATGTATGCATTGTGAAAAAAGCCCATGCTTAAATGTGTGCCCAGAAAATGCAATCGAAAGAATCAATGGAAAGGTTGTTTTAAATAAAGATAAATGCGTTGGTTGTGGTCTCTGCATGACAGTCTGTCCAATTGGAGCAATAAGATTTGATTTAGATGTTGCTTCAAAATGTAACGGATGCTACGATAGGGAAGAAGAACTTTGCAAATTGGTATGTCCAACACATGCATTGGATGAACTTGAACACACCATAGATAATAAGCAACAAAACGTCATATCAAAATTCAAAAAAATCTACTCATACATCTAG
- a CDS encoding metallophosphoesterase, protein MLIGIISDTHIPDRANILPKKVIDEFSNVDLIVHCGDVTSPQVLNELKDLSKVVAVKGNMDYLELPRKEILDIDGIKIGIIHGDIIYPRGDTLKLKYLGLEMGVDILISGHTHTPLIEKQKDILLLNPGSPTTPRCPIKSIMKLEIEDKKINANLIPI, encoded by the coding sequence ATGTTGATTGGCATCATATCAGATACGCACATCCCAGATAGAGCAAATATTCTGCCAAAAAAGGTTATAGATGAGTTCTCAAATGTAGATTTAATTGTGCACTGTGGTGATGTAACATCCCCTCAAGTGTTAAATGAGTTGAAGGATTTGTCAAAGGTTGTTGCTGTTAAAGGAAACATGGATTACTTAGAATTGCCAAGAAAAGAGATCTTAGATATAGATGGTATAAAAATAGGGATTATACATGGAGATATCATATACCCAAGGGGAGATACTTTAAAATTAAAATACTTGGGTTTAGAGATGGGGGTGGATATCCTAATCTCCGGACATACACATACACCATTAATTGAAAAACAAAAAGATATCCTATTACTAAACCCTGGAAGTCCAACAACTCCAAGATGTCCAATAAAATCCATAATGAAGTTGGAGATTGAAGACAAAAAAATTAATGCAAACTTAATTCCAATTTAA
- the ftsZ gene encoding cell division protein FtsZ, which produces MRLIKEALSKNNDEFRKNLSDDFGEARILVVGCGGAGNNTIHRLMEIGIEGAETIAINTDKQHLEIIKADKKILIGSTLTKGLGAGGYPEIGRKAAELAKNILEDVLKGADLVFVAAGMGGGTGTGSAPVVAEVAKENGAVVIGVVTYPFKIERARLKKADEGIERLAESCDTVIVIDNNKLVDLVPNLPMNDAFKVADEIIAQAVKGITETISVPSLINIDYADVKAVMTDGGVAMIGVGEVDSDTKGDRIQTVVKETLECPLLDVDYKGAKGAIIHITGGPDLTLKEANDIGEGITESLDPDANVIWGARIDPSMEGCIRVMTIITGVKSPNILGRDRKPKRIIPKLEKRGTSSLGIDYIV; this is translated from the coding sequence ATGAGGTTAATCAAAGAGGCTTTATCTAAAAACAATGATGAATTTAGAAAAAATTTGAGTGATGATTTTGGAGAAGCAAGAATTTTGGTCGTTGGATGCGGAGGAGCAGGAAACAACACCATTCACAGATTGATGGAAATTGGTATTGAAGGGGCAGAAACTATTGCTATAAATACGGATAAACAGCATTTGGAGATAATTAAGGCGGATAAAAAAATACTGATTGGTTCAACATTAACAAAAGGTCTTGGTGCTGGGGGTTATCCAGAGATAGGTAGAAAAGCAGCAGAATTGGCAAAGAATATTTTAGAGGATGTATTAAAAGGTGCAGATTTGGTGTTTGTTGCGGCAGGGATGGGTGGAGGAACTGGAACTGGTTCTGCTCCAGTTGTGGCAGAGGTCGCAAAAGAAAATGGCGCTGTTGTAATTGGGGTTGTAACATACCCATTCAAAATTGAGAGAGCAAGGTTAAAAAAGGCGGATGAGGGTATTGAAAGATTGGCAGAAAGTTGTGATACAGTTATTGTTATAGATAACAACAAATTGGTTGATTTAGTTCCAAACTTGCCAATGAACGATGCATTTAAAGTTGCGGATGAGATTATTGCTCAAGCAGTTAAGGGGATAACTGAAACCATATCTGTCCCAAGTTTGATTAATATAGATTATGCTGACGTTAAAGCGGTAATGACTGATGGTGGAGTGGCGATGATTGGTGTTGGGGAAGTAGATTCAGATACAAAAGGAGATAGGATTCAAACAGTAGTTAAAGAAACCTTAGAATGCCCATTGTTAGATGTTGATTACAAAGGGGCAAAAGGCGCTATCATACACATAACTGGTGGGCCAGATTTAACATTAAAAGAGGCAAACGACATTGGGGAAGGAATAACTGAAAGTTTAGACCCTGATGCAAATGTAATTTGGGGGGCAAGAATAGATCCATCAATGGAAGGTTGTATAAGAGTAATGACAATCATAACAGGTGTTAAATCACCAAATATCCTTGGTAGGGATAGAAAACCTAAGAGGATTATACCAAAACTAGAAAAAAGAGGAACTAGTAGTTTGGGGATTGATTATATTGTATAA
- a CDS encoding helix-turn-helix domain-containing protein, with product MKAHERLLLKLESSEEFIEELKRILLELNVPLKEFSEISGIPYSTLYKIMQGKDFRISTLRRIVETIKKFEQEETCEDVIAIIAARPALDRIRSKKVEIKGKEYILKEYPAHTLEDCIIAAIQAEREGVKAIVCAPIVSASIEKVVRIPVAVIIPEKDAFMNALEVVVDKI from the coding sequence ATGAAGGCTCATGAGAGGTTATTATTAAAATTAGAATCATCAGAGGAATTCATAGAAGAATTAAAAAGAATACTTTTGGAGTTGAATGTTCCATTAAAAGAATTTTCTGAGATATCAGGTATTCCCTATAGTACGCTTTACAAAATCATGCAGGGGAAAGATTTTAGAATTTCAACATTAAGAAGAATAGTAGAAACCATAAAAAAATTTGAGCAGGAAGAAACTTGTGAGGATGTGATTGCAATAATTGCTGCAAGGCCTGCACTTGATAGGATTAGAAGTAAAAAAGTAGAAATAAAAGGAAAAGAATACATTTTAAAAGAATATCCTGCCCATACATTGGAAGATTGTATAATTGCTGCAATTCAGGCTGAAAGGGAGGGTGTTAAGGCTATAGTATGTGCCCCAATAGTAAGTGCCAGTATTGAAAAAGTCGTTAGAATTCCAGTAGCAGTTATAATTCCTGAAAAAGATGCATTTATGAATGCTTTGGAGGTTGTAGTTGATAAAATATAA
- a CDS encoding DUF2507 domain-containing protein: MKTLQNKNIGKKDKGNINFDDLDDVDRPTLGRCVDVVLFRVLKFSMLNYLGFSKNSKIYSAGKSFGKYLKIRSIEEMIEFFKAYNIGILEIVDENPLKIRIYECIDCSGLPNIGKPVCFFEAGLIAGMLENILGKSVYVTEVKCHATGHDYCEFKVKIVDEDTE; this comes from the coding sequence ATGAAAACTTTACAAAATAAAAATATTGGGAAAAAAGATAAAGGTAATATAAACTTTGATGATTTAGATGACGTTGATAGACCAACATTAGGAAGATGTGTTGATGTGGTGTTATTTAGAGTTCTTAAGTTCTCAATGCTTAACTATTTGGGATTTAGTAAAAATTCCAAAATATACTCTGCTGGAAAATCTTTTGGAAAATATTTAAAAATTAGATCAATAGAAGAGATGATAGAGTTCTTCAAGGCGTATAACATAGGAATATTGGAAATTGTAGATGAAAATCCACTAAAAATAAGGATTTATGAATGCATCGACTGCTCTGGACTACCAAATATTGGAAAACCAGTATGTTTTTTTGAGGCAGGGCTTATTGCAGGTATGTTAGAGAATATATTGGGTAAAAGTGTATATGTTACTGAGGTTAAATGCCACGCAACAGGACATGATTACTGTGAATTCAAAGTCAAAATCGTAGATGAAGATACTGAATAA
- a CDS encoding SAM-dependent methyltransferase HcgC family protein yields MKYGITETVKTIDTKIKINDIINHIVEKKAKAIKYFLEGEEFKQTVIFGAYLCGGYIAHSLTDYSEEVILVDIQHHLKEFVFNKNVKFMEMNQLKLKMRTGEVNPDLVIDITGIGGLSPDFLQKFNPKCLIVEDPKGCYDEYIYKVDNTMERATVGERIGILKTYRKSKVSKTSGTMTLTIDTVMDSAREVLDLDGVLYVIPNLRYYEGIIFHEKDIHKFLDEVHMPALTISALEDVEDEANRIMENNLDRVKSFIEKR; encoded by the coding sequence ATGAAATACGGCATAACCGAAACAGTAAAGACAATAGATACAAAGATAAAAATTAATGACATAATAAACCACATCGTTGAGAAAAAAGCAAAAGCCATAAAATACTTTTTAGAAGGTGAAGAATTTAAGCAAACTGTTATCTTTGGAGCATACCTATGTGGGGGTTATATTGCTCACTCACTCACAGATTACTCTGAAGAGGTTATTTTAGTTGATATTCAACATCATTTAAAAGAGTTTGTCTTTAACAAAAATGTGAAATTTATGGAAATGAATCAATTAAAGTTAAAAATGAGGACTGGAGAAGTAAATCCAGATTTAGTCATTGATATAACTGGCATTGGAGGGCTATCTCCTGACTTCTTACAAAAATTCAATCCAAAATGTTTGATTGTTGAGGATCCAAAAGGTTGTTATGACGAATATATCTATAAAGTAGATAACACCATGGAGAGGGCAACAGTTGGAGAGAGAATTGGTATTTTAAAAACCTACAGAAAATCAAAGGTATCAAAAACATCTGGTACAATGACATTGACGATAGATACTGTTATGGACTCTGCAAGAGAAGTTCTTGATTTAGATGGGGTTTTGTATGTAATTCCTAATTTAAGGTACTATGAGGGAATAATATTCCATGAAAAAGACATACACAAATTTTTAGATGAAGTACATATGCCTGCTTTGACAATAAGTGCATTAGAAGATGTTGAAGATGAGGCAAATAGAATAATGGAGAATAACTTAGATAGAGTAAAGTCCTTTATTGAAAAAAGATAA
- a CDS encoding DUF3236 domain-containing protein, giving the protein MEKIIKKAYTESIENERKGDKEEEVEAIKRIILNAKKIIIATNNQKKFKVIGDILSHIVNAKIEMLNINTNYADLTRMPAVNKGLMAVDTEKADLIIARGRLGVPGSGSMLVIMDGKGRILSASLSPSSVLHKEDIEVRIKKELIDALKRIGIDIQPLYYKNE; this is encoded by the coding sequence ATGGAGAAGATTATAAAAAAAGCATATACAGAATCTATAGAGAATGAGAGGAAAGGGGATAAAGAAGAGGAAGTTGAAGCAATAAAAAGAATCATACTAAATGCAAAGAAAATAATAATAGCAACAAACAATCAAAAAAAATTTAAAGTAATAGGGGATATTCTCTCACATATCGTGAATGCAAAAATCGAAATGCTTAACATAAATACAAACTACGCTGATTTAACAAGGATGCCTGCTGTAAATAAAGGACTGATGGCAGTTGATACAGAAAAGGCAGATTTAATTATTGCGAGAGGCAGGTTGGGAGTTCCTGGTTCTGGTTCAATGCTTGTTATAATGGATGGCAAAGGAAGAATTTTATCCGCCTCATTATCCCCGTCATCAGTATTACATAAGGAAGATATTGAAGTTAGAATAAAAAAAGAGTTGATAGATGCCTTAAAAAGAATAGGAATAGACATACAACCTTTATATTATAAGAACGAGTAA
- the pheS gene encoding phenylalanine--tRNA ligase subunit alpha, producing the protein MELHMDEKKLLKVFQETQKEIMDVDELSQYMEKEKIMRTALWLSGKKLVDIIENKESIAVLTEEGNRVLEKGLPERRIAKYLKENNLNSIPIKDLKNILDKDEINAALGNLKKKGIAKIEKGNIVFETLDYEDEEEILLAKIKENPHLNSYNEKERKIIENLKKRGFLKIDEEVERKIKLTEKGKEYIKNPIEIKEEITQLTREDIIGGRWREAYIRPYDVKIPVEEVYPAKMHPLTRIIKEIKEVLISMGFKEIKSPIVETEFWNFDVLFEPQDHPAREMQDTFFLKYPTEGDVPEDLLRKVKDIHEDGTINGLKISEGWKYKFDENVSKRTVLRTHTTASSIRYLASLSDEEKEKPHKVFCIGRVFRNEAIDYKHLPEFYQCEGIIMDDNVTFDNLIGILKEFLNRLGFEKVRFRPAYFPFTEPSLEAEVYLEGKGWLELLGAGMFRPEVLEPLGIKKPVLAWGIGFSRLAMLKLGLTDIRDLHKNDLDWLKRV; encoded by the coding sequence GTGGAACTTCATATGGATGAAAAAAAGTTGTTAAAGGTTTTTCAAGAGACGCAGAAGGAAATTATGGACGTTGATGAACTCTCCCAATACATGGAAAAAGAAAAAATTATGAGAACTGCTCTATGGCTTTCTGGAAAGAAACTTGTAGATATTATTGAAAATAAAGAATCTATTGCCGTATTAACTGAGGAGGGAAATAGGGTATTAGAAAAAGGACTTCCAGAGAGGAGAATAGCAAAATACCTAAAAGAAAACAATTTGAACTCAATACCAATAAAAGACCTTAAAAATATTTTGGATAAAGATGAGATAAATGCGGCATTGGGAAATTTAAAGAAAAAGGGGATTGCAAAAATAGAAAAAGGAAATATTGTTTTTGAGACGTTGGATTATGAGGATGAGGAAGAGATTTTATTAGCAAAAATAAAGGAAAATCCACACTTGAATTCGTATAATGAAAAAGAAAGAAAAATTATTGAAAACCTAAAAAAGAGAGGATTCCTCAAAATTGATGAAGAAGTTGAAAGAAAAATAAAACTCACTGAAAAAGGTAAAGAATACATAAAGAATCCAATTGAAATAAAAGAGGAAATTACCCAATTAACAAGAGAAGACATTATTGGTGGAAGATGGAGAGAGGCATATATAAGACCTTATGATGTCAAAATTCCTGTTGAAGAGGTTTATCCTGCAAAAATGCATCCATTAACAAGAATTATAAAAGAAATTAAGGAAGTTTTAATTAGTATGGGATTTAAAGAGATTAAAAGTCCAATTGTAGAAACAGAGTTCTGGAACTTTGATGTTCTTTTTGAGCCACAAGACCATCCTGCAAGGGAAATGCAAGATACCTTTTTCTTAAAATACCCGACTGAGGGAGATGTTCCAGAGGATTTATTAAGGAAGGTCAAGGATATCCACGAAGATGGAACCATCAACGGTTTAAAGATTTCAGAGGGTTGGAAATATAAGTTTGATGAAAACGTTTCAAAAAGAACAGTTTTAAGAACCCACACAACAGCATCATCAATAAGATACCTCGCATCACTTTCAGATGAAGAGAAGGAAAAGCCACATAAAGTATTTTGCATAGGTAGAGTGTTTAGGAATGAAGCAATTGACTACAAGCATTTGCCAGAGTTTTATCAATGCGAAGGCATAATAATGGATGACAACGTTACATTTGACAATCTCATAGGTATTTTAAAGGAATTTTTAAACAGATTGGGCTTTGAAAAAGTTAGATTTAGACCTGCGTATTTCCCATTCACTGAACCATCACTTGAGGCAGAGGTTTATTTGGAAGGTAAAGGATGGCTTGAGTTACTCGGGGCTGGAATGTTTAGGCCAGAGGTTTTAGAACCATTGGGGATTAAAAAGCCAGTTTTAGCATGGGGAATTGGGTTTAGTAGATTGGCAATGCTTAAATTGGGACTTACAGACATTAGAGATTTGCATAAAAATGATTTAGATTGGTTGAAGAGAGTTTAA
- a CDS encoding TIGR01212 family radical SAM protein (This family includes YhcC from E. coli K-12, an uncharacterized radical SAM protein.) — MIDKSIIDEMYKEGYRIAQYGIYSKKSKPYKTFKIPVDAGLGCPNKENGGCIFCPKMGRPIAVKYCNVKYPLKEQIEMQMKKQKDKGIEKFYIYFYPGTNTYADLETLKELWDFALSYDDVIGLSIGTRPDCLEKEKLDILGEYVKEGYEIWIDLGIQTMHQKTLELLNRKHNVSDTIKAIKECKKRNILVCGHVILGLPNETWNEMMETARILSILGIDALKIYPLVVVKNTKLEEMYWRGEYRTLDEKQYINLVCDFLENLSPHVLIQRISKDKVPEDIKVSPEWTLGRLRILNEVNKELERRNSRQGAKYTYDT, encoded by the coding sequence ATGATTGACAAGAGTATTATTGATGAAATGTATAAAGAAGGTTATAGAATTGCTCAGTATGGTATATACTCAAAAAAGTCAAAACCCTATAAAACCTTTAAAATTCCCGTTGATGCGGGGCTTGGCTGTCCAAATAAGGAGAATGGCGGATGCATATTTTGTCCAAAAATGGGTAGGCCTATTGCTGTTAAATATTGCAACGTAAAATACCCACTAAAAGAGCAAATCGAAATGCAAATGAAAAAACAAAAGGATAAAGGCATTGAGAAGTTTTATATCTACTTCTACCCAGGAACAAACACTTATGCTGATTTGGAAACACTAAAAGAACTTTGGGATTTTGCACTATCTTATGATGATGTTATTGGACTATCTATTGGAACAAGACCAGATTGCTTAGAAAAGGAGAAATTGGATATTTTAGGGGAGTATGTTAAGGAAGGATATGAAATTTGGATTGATTTGGGCATTCAAACCATGCATCAAAAAACACTCGAACTTTTAAATAGAAAACATAATGTCTCAGATACAATAAAGGCAATAAAGGAATGTAAAAAAAGGAATATTTTGGTTTGTGGTCATGTGATCTTAGGTCTTCCAAATGAAACATGGAATGAAATGATGGAAACTGCAAGGATTTTATCCATTTTAGGGATTGATGCATTAAAAATTTATCCTCTTGTTGTTGTAAAAAATACAAAATTAGAGGAGATGTATTGGAGAGGAGAGTATAGAACACTCGATGAGAAACAATACATCAACTTAGTTTGTGATTTTTTAGAGAATCTCTCCCCTCATGTTTTAATTCAAAGAATTTCAAAAGATAAGGTTCCAGAAGATATAAAAGTATCGCCTGAATGGACATTGGGTAGGTTGAGGATATTAAATGAAGTAAATAAAGAATTAGAAAGAAGAAACAGTAGGCAAGGGGCAAAATATACTTATGACACATAG
- the oadA gene encoding sodium-extruding oxaloacetate decarboxylase subunit alpha — MVKITDTTFRDAHQSLMATRMRTEDMLPVAERMDEVGFYSMEVWGGATFDACIRYLNEDPWERLRELKKRIQNTPLQMLLRGQNLVGYRHYPDDIVEKFVQKSAENGIDIFRIFDALNDVRNMETAIKTAKKCDAHVQGAISYTISPVHTIEQYVELAKRLEELGCDSICIKDMAGLLRPFEAKELITRLKEEVSVPIQLHSHCTSGIAPMTYFAAIEAGVDVIDCAMSPFAMGTSQPPTESIVAALKGTKYDTGLDLKLLEDIRKYFEEVREKYKCLINPISERVDARILLYQVPGGMLSNLVSQLKEQNALDKFEEVLEEIPRVRKDLGYPPLVTPTSQIVGTQAVMNVLTEERYKIITNEVVNYVKGFYGKPPAPISKELMKRVLEEGEKPITCRPADLLEPEYEKRKKEALEKGIVKKEEDILTYALYPQIAVKFLRGELKAEPIPKEKDVSKFMEVPTEYVVEVDGEVFNVKIEPVWGTELKEKKEIITAETEGAVLSPFRGMITKIKVKEGDEVKKGDVIAILEAMKMENPIESPVDGKVEKILVHEGQSVNVGEVVMIIKIN, encoded by the coding sequence ATGGTAAAGATAACCGACACTACTTTTAGAGATGCACATCAATCATTAATGGCTACAAGGATGAGGACGGAAGACATGTTACCTGTTGCCGAGAGGATGGATGAAGTTGGATTCTATTCTATGGAAGTTTGGGGTGGTGCAACATTTGATGCATGTATTAGGTATTTAAATGAAGATCCTTGGGAAAGGTTGAGGGAGTTGAAAAAGAGGATCCAAAATACCCCTTTGCAAATGCTTTTAAGGGGGCAAAATTTGGTAGGATACAGGCATTATCCTGATGACATCGTGGAAAAATTCGTTCAAAAATCAGCGGAGAATGGGATTGATATTTTTAGGATATTTGATGCGTTGAATGATGTTAGGAACATGGAAACAGCAATAAAGACAGCAAAAAAATGTGATGCTCATGTTCAAGGTGCTATTAGTTATACAATAAGTCCAGTTCACACGATAGAGCAATACGTGGAACTTGCAAAAAGATTGGAAGAACTTGGATGCGATTCTATATGTATAAAAGACATGGCTGGACTTTTGAGACCATTTGAAGCAAAAGAATTAATTACAAGATTAAAAGAGGAAGTTTCAGTTCCTATTCAATTGCACAGCCACTGCACAAGTGGAATAGCCCCAATGACATACTTTGCCGCTATTGAGGCAGGGGTTGATGTAATCGATTGTGCAATGTCTCCATTTGCAATGGGGACTTCTCAACCTCCAACAGAAAGTATTGTTGCAGCATTGAAGGGAACTAAATACGATACAGGATTGGATTTGAAGTTATTGGAAGATATTAGAAAATACTTTGAAGAAGTTAGGGAAAAATACAAGTGTTTAATAAACCCAATCTCAGAGAGGGTAGATGCAAGAATCCTCTTATATCAAGTTCCTGGAGGAATGTTGTCAAACCTCGTTTCCCAATTAAAGGAGCAGAATGCATTGGATAAATTTGAAGAGGTTTTAGAGGAGATTCCAAGAGTTAGAAAAGATCTTGGTTACCCACCACTCGTAACCCCAACATCCCAAATTGTTGGAACCCAGGCAGTTATGAACGTTTTAACTGAAGAAAGATATAAGATTATTACAAATGAAGTTGTAAATTATGTAAAAGGATTCTATGGAAAACCACCTGCTCCAATAAGCAAAGAGTTAATGAAGAGGGTTTTGGAAGAGGGAGAGAAACCAATAACATGCAGGCCTGCTGATTTGTTAGAGCCGGAGTATGAGAAGAGAAAGAAAGAGGCTTTAGAAAAAGGTATTGTAAAGAAAGAAGAGGATATTTTAACTTATGCATTATATCCACAAATTGCTGTGAAGTTTTTGAGAGGGGAATTGAAAGCAGAGCCAATACCAAAAGAAAAGGATGTATCCAAATTCATGGAGGTTCCAACGGAGTATGTTGTTGAAGTTGATGGAGAGGTGTTCAATGTTAAAATTGAACCAGTTTGGGGAACTGAATTGAAAGAAAAGAAAGAAATAATAACTGCTGAAACCGAAGGGGCTGTTTTATCTCCATTTAGAGGAATGATTACAAAGATAAAAGTTAAAGAAGGTGATGAAGTCAAAAAGGGAGATGTAATTGCTATATTAGAGGCAATGAAGATGGAGAATCCAATTGAAAGTCCAGTAGATGGTAAGGTTGAGAAGATATTGGTTCATGAAGGGCAATCTGTGAATGTTGGGGAAGTAGTAATGATAATCAAAATAAATTAA
- a CDS encoding acetyl-CoA carboxylase biotin carboxylase subunit, whose amino-acid sequence MFEKVLIANRGEIAVRIIRACKELGIKTVAIYSEADEHSLYTSLADECYCIGPPPALKSYLNINAILNVAEKAGVDAIHPGYGFLSENANFARECKKRGFEFIGPSPEAIEAMGSKINAKRIMKKAGVPVLPGREEPIETEEEAVEVAEEIGYPVIIKASAGGGGMGMSVAYNKEELIEKIGSTKSIAKSAFGDATIFIEKYLEKPRHIEIQILGDKYGNMIHLGDRECSIQRRHQKLIEEAPSPIMTEDLREKMGEAAVRAGKAINYYSAGTVEFLYNDGEFYFLEMNTRIQVEHPITEMITGVDIVKEMIKIASGEELSIKQEDVVFRGHAIECRINAEDAINDFVPCPGKIKAYRSPGGPGIRLDSGVYRGAEIPPYYDSLISKLVAYGRDRNEAIARMRRALSEYIIIGVTTNIPFHRAVMEEEDFIKGNLSTHYVEEHWGVLKDRILKYAIEAKELDKLFIEKVFQDNKKVAAIVGGLNAYISRIIANNNKEKDKYGGE is encoded by the coding sequence ATGTTCGAAAAAGTATTGATAGCAAATAGGGGAGAAATTGCTGTAAGGATTATAAGGGCTTGTAAAGAGTTGGGCATAAAAACTGTTGCTATTTATTCTGAGGCGGATGAACACTCCCTCTATACATCCCTTGCTGATGAATGCTACTGCATCGGCCCCCCTCCAGCATTGAAGAGTTATTTAAATATAAATGCAATATTAAACGTTGCTGAAAAAGCAGGGGTTGATGCTATCCATCCAGGTTATGGATTTTTGTCTGAAAATGCAAACTTTGCAAGGGAATGTAAAAAGAGGGGCTTTGAATTTATAGGGCCTTCTCCAGAGGCAATAGAGGCAATGGGGAGTAAGATAAACGCAAAAAGAATTATGAAAAAAGCAGGAGTTCCGGTTCTTCCAGGAAGGGAAGAGCCAATAGAAACTGAAGAAGAGGCTGTAGAGGTTGCAGAGGAGATAGGATATCCAGTTATAATCAAGGCCTCTGCTGGTGGGGGCGGCATGGGAATGAGTGTTGCCTATAACAAAGAAGAATTAATTGAAAAAATAGGATCCACAAAGTCAATAGCAAAAAGTGCATTTGGTGACGCTACAATATTTATTGAGAAATATTTGGAAAAGCCAAGGCACATTGAGATTCAGATTCTTGGAGATAAGTATGGAAATATGATTCACTTAGGGGATAGAGAGTGTTCAATTCAAAGGAGACACCAAAAGTTGATAGAGGAGGCCCCATCACCAATAATGACGGAGGATTTAAGAGAGAAAATGGGGGAGGCGGCAGTAAGGGCTGGAAAGGCAATAAATTATTACAGTGCAGGGACTGTTGAGTTCTTATACAATGATGGGGAGTTCTACTTTTTGGAGATGAATACAAGGATTCAAGTAGAGCATCCAATAACGGAAATGATAACTGGAGTTGATATTGTAAAAGAAATGATAAAAATAGCTTCTGGGGAGGAACTTTCTATTAAACAGGAGGACGTTGTATTTAGGGGGCATGCAATAGAGTGTAGGATAAATGCAGAAGATGCCATAAATGACTTTGTCCCATGTCCAGGAAAGATTAAGGCCTATAGATCTCCAGGAGGTCCTGGAATTAGGTTGGATAGTGGAGTTTATAGGGGGGCTGAAATACCGCCATACTACGATTCATTGATATCAAAACTTGTAGCATATGGAAGAGATAGGAATGAGGCTATTGCAAGGATGAGAAGGGCATTATCTGAGTATATAATTATTGGAGTTACTACAAATATCCCATTCCATAGGGCGGTTATGGAGGAAGAGGACTTTATAAAAGGAAATCTCTCAACCCACTACGTTGAGGAACATTGGGGGGTTTTAAAAGATAGGATACTTAAGTATGCGATAGAGGCTAAGGAATTGGATAAATTATTTATTGAAAAAGTATTTCAAGATAATAAGAAAGTTGCAGCGATTGTTGGGGGCTTAAATGCCTACATATCTCGCATTATAGCCAATAACAACAAAGAAAAAGATAAATATGGCGGGGAGTAA